The DNA sequence CGGTATCGAAGAGGTGGCTGGCGTCGGCGCCCGAATTCGCACCGTACCGCCGGTTTCGTCGACCTGCGAGGCGGTAAGTCCCGCGATCCCCGATAATGGCCCGCCCTACGCGCAGGAACGTGATCTCAAGGAGTGCGCCGGACTGATCCTCGGCAGCCCCACCCGTTTCGGCAATATGGCTGCCCCGCTCAAGTATTTCCTCGATCACACCGGCGCCCTGTGGCTCAGCGGCGCGCTGTCCGGCAAGCCGGCAGCCGTCTTTACCTCGACTGCCAGCCTCCACGGTGGGCAGGAAAGTACCTTGCTGTCGAT is a window from the Candidatus Macondimonas diazotrophica genome containing:
- the wrbA gene encoding NAD(P)H:quinone oxidoreductase, producing the protein MIEILILYYSRNGATARMAQRIARGIEEVAGVGARIRTVPPVSSTCEAVSPAIPDNGPPYAQERDLKECAGLILGSPTRFGNMAAPLKYFLDHTGALWLSGALSGKPAAVFTSTASLHGGQESTLLSMMLPLLHHGMLLVGLPYTEAALNETHSGGTPYGPSHWAGSAGEKPVSETEMELCHALGRRVAELTLRLQRGAQP